One part of the Dermacentor silvarum isolate Dsil-2018 chromosome 6, BIME_Dsil_1.4, whole genome shotgun sequence genome encodes these proteins:
- the LOC119455156 gene encoding helix-loop-helix protein 1, producing the protein MFVCAQQPCPNRRCCGGSASPACPDHQALSSLSREDRRRRRRATQKYRLAHATRERIRVEAFNVAFAQLRRLLPTLPPDKKLSKIEILRLAICYISYLNHVLDV; encoded by the coding sequence ATGTTCGTGTGCGCCCAGCAGCCGTGTCCGAACCGGCGCTGCTGCGGCGGTTCGGCGAGCCCGGCGTGTCCCGACCACCAGGCGTTGTCGTCACTCAGCCGCGAGGACCGACGCCGGCGACGCCGGGCCACGCAGAAGTACCGGCTGGCGCACGCCACCCGCGAGCGAATCCGCGTCGAGGCCTTCAACGTGGCGTTCGCGCAGCTGCGGCGCCTGCTGCCCACCCTGCCGCCCGACAAGAAGCTGTCCAAGATCGAGATCCTGCGCCTGGCCATCTGCTACATCTCCTACCTCAACCACGTGCTTGACGTCTGA